In the Victivallis sp. Marseille-Q1083 genome, one interval contains:
- a CDS encoding LysM peptidoglycan-binding domain-containing protein codes for MMKNICMATGAALLIGIGVVGCSPQLAQTPLSPQEQQWETIIKENYPSWQAPPTVPPSLYDVEQQRYKSTVVPVVPETPPPATTGAQAAPAEFEEVPAGYMMEAVEIVEADVEPLDEPAVSTAAPATEPAAAAAVPATDTKFEIYTVQQSDSLSKIAQKFYGRQLWQKIADANQDVLKGSTVIKPGMKLKIPMP; via the coding sequence ATGATGAAGAATATTTGCATGGCAACTGGAGCGGCATTGCTCATCGGCATCGGCGTGGTCGGCTGCAGTCCGCAATTGGCACAGACCCCCTTGAGCCCACAGGAACAGCAGTGGGAAACGATTATCAAAGAGAATTATCCGAGCTGGCAGGCGCCGCCGACGGTGCCGCCGAGCCTGTACGACGTCGAACAGCAGCGTTACAAATCGACCGTCGTGCCGGTCGTGCCGGAAACTCCGCCGCCGGCGACGACCGGAGCGCAGGCGGCTCCGGCCGAGTTCGAAGAGGTGCCGGCCGGGTATATGATGGAAGCGGTTGAAATTGTCGAAGCGGATGTCGAGCCGCTCGACGAACCGGCAGTCAGCACCGCCGCGCCGGCGACCGAACCGGCGGCGGCCGCCGCGGTTCCGGCGACCGACACCAAATTCGAAATTTACACCGTCCAGCAGAGCGACAGCCTGAGCAAGATCGCCCAGAAATTCTACGGCCGGCAGTTGTGGCAGAAAATCGCCGACGCCAACCAGGACGTCTTGAAAGGTTCGACGGTCATCAAGCCGGGCATGAAGCTGAAAATCCCGATGCCGTAA
- a CDS encoding PhoH family protein has product MSVKIYLDYGLTPHTVFAGDPNRNLPLAETALSVRLVARDSWVQLDGSEVDIERAQRFFSELSTLHQLRGGNLEQADFEQVLKAYRDRRDGELRALFAERVRVSPKKREILPRTRMQLEYLNAMRTRDVVFGIGPAGTGKTYLAMAMAVSEFLKGNYSRIVLTRPAKEAGENLGFLPGNLEEKIMPYLRPLYDALYDMLDFDEAAGLISRNVIEVAPLAFMRGRTLNHAFIILDEAQNTTCDQMLMFLTRLGFHSRCVITGDPSQADLGRNEASGLLHAETTLRQIPEIGFCRFGTADVVRHALLEKIINAYAGQPNSR; this is encoded by the coding sequence ATGAGTGTAAAAATTTACCTGGATTACGGTTTGACGCCGCATACGGTCTTTGCCGGTGATCCCAACCGTAATCTGCCGCTGGCCGAGACGGCATTGTCGGTCCGGCTGGTGGCGCGGGACAGTTGGGTGCAGCTCGACGGCAGCGAGGTTGATATCGAGCGGGCGCAACGCTTTTTCAGCGAATTGTCGACGCTGCACCAATTGCGCGGCGGCAATCTGGAACAGGCCGATTTCGAGCAGGTGCTGAAAGCCTACCGGGACCGGCGGGACGGCGAATTGCGCGCCCTGTTCGCGGAGCGGGTGCGGGTCAGTCCGAAAAAGCGGGAAATCCTGCCCCGGACCAGAATGCAGTTGGAATATCTGAACGCGATGCGCACCAGGGATGTCGTATTCGGCATCGGTCCGGCCGGCACCGGCAAGACTTACCTGGCGATGGCGATGGCCGTTTCGGAATTTCTGAAGGGCAATTATTCGCGGATCGTCCTGACCCGGCCGGCCAAGGAGGCCGGTGAAAATCTCGGTTTCCTGCCCGGCAATCTGGAAGAAAAGATCATGCCGTATCTGCGGCCGCTCTATGACGCGCTGTACGACATGCTCGACTTCGATGAAGCGGCCGGTTTGATTTCCCGCAATGTCATCGAAGTGGCGCCGCTGGCCTTCATGCGCGGCCGGACGTTGAATCACGCCTTCATCATCCTGGACGAAGCGCAGAATACGACCTGCGACCAGATGCTGATGTTTTTGACCCGCCTCGGTTTTCATTCGCGCTGCGTAATCACCGGCGACCCGTCCCAGGCGGACCTCGGCCGCAACGAGGCGTCCGGACTGCTGCATGCTGAAACGACCCTGCGGCAGATACCGGAAATCGGCTTCTGCCGGTTCGGTACCGCCGACGTCGTCCGGCACGCCCTGCTGGAGAAAATCATCAACGCCTACGCCGGCCAGCCCAATTCCCGGTGA